The genomic DNA CATTGTACTACAAAGAATGGTATAATATTTGCACAAATCCTCTATTGGTCGCTGGTACCTCTAACCACCATGACAGGAGGGGGGAGTCGTGACCACCAAATTTGGTGGTTGCAATCACTAGGTCTCACTCGTTGGGGGTGGACGGCTACCCGTGAGAGAGGCtgagaattatttttttggactAACATGACAGTGTCACTTCAGTGCGTAAGCTAGCCATACATTAGCTTGTATGTACTGCTAGCATCTTTCAGGATGCAATAGAATGGGTTCACTATTAAGGTGATCTATATGTTAAGAAAGACATCATTAATCCCCACTATACTTCAATCTTAAAGTAAGTCCAATACACCAACTCCAACTACGTCCCCATACTTAAGGTCTGGCtttttaatatcatttttatCCTCCTTTGTATTATTCTCTAATAGAATTATTAAAGAAGACTTGGACAtttcttcaaaatctttttCTAAAAGCAACTAAACATGTCATctgctcaatatatatattttgttgggCAATTATCTTTGCATGTGCCTTTACTCTCATTGATGAGCAATAGATGACTCATGCAACAAAAAGTTGAGATTCCCACTAATTCTTATCCCTTTAAATACATATGCAGGATGTAAGGCATGATCAACCTTACTAAGCCTCACTTCCCCTGTTTTCTTCTATAGGAGAACATTCTACAGCAGTAGCACATCCACTGAAGCTGTTCCAACTAGAGCTATAAGTGAACTTTACCACTACTTATCAGCCATGAAAGCCTCCCTTCAGCAACATGTAATTGGAGTTCCAATTAGCTCAGCAGCATTCCTATTTGAGAGGTCTACAACTAGATACTTACCTGATCTTTCTGGCCAATACAATCTTCCATCTCATAAACATGGGTCTCCTACACGCAAACAGagtaaatctctctctctgtgtctcttcTCTCTGaatcaaacaattaatttaGATAAATCTGATTTAGTAATGGGTCTTGTCTTAATATTGCAGGTAGAGTACGTTCAATTCTTAGTAGGATGAACAAGCTAGGGAAAAAAGCAGACAGATTTACGCATGGAGTCAGAGAGCATGGtaagtagttttatttttcttagaagTCCAAGTATGTATTACATGTAATCTTCTGAAAGGAGTATTGAGAGTGAAAAAGTTATTTACTTCAGTTCTTGTGAAACTGCAGTCAGGTTGGCACCAAAGATCACTGAAAGTTTGAAGGGGAAGGTGAGCTTGGGGGCTAGAATTCTTCAAGTAGGGGGGATGGAGAAAGTCTTCAAGCAGTTATCTGATGTTAGAGAAGGAGAGAAA from Corylus avellana chromosome ca6, CavTom2PMs-1.0 includes the following:
- the LOC132185789 gene encoding GEM-like protein 4 isoform X1; the protein is MLNYMPFKQRVPLFKRTFYSSSTSTEAVPTRAISELYHYLSAMKASLQQHVIGVPISSAAFLFERSTTRYLPDLSGQYNLPSHKHGSPTRKQSRVRSILSRMNKLGKKADRFTHGVREHVRLAPKITESLKGKVSLGARILQVGGMEKVFKQLSDVREGEKLLKASQCYLSTTAGPIAGLLFISTDKIAFCSEKPIKFSCPSGEFSRIHYKVLIPLRKIKTVNQSENVKKPSQKYIDIVTVDNFEFWFMGFIDYQRAFKYLQQAITQ
- the LOC132185789 gene encoding GEM-like protein 4 isoform X2, which produces MKASLQQHVIGVPISSAAFLFERSTTRYLPDLSGQYNLPSHKHGSPTRKQSRVRSILSRMNKLGKKADRFTHGVREHVRLAPKITESLKGKVSLGARILQVGGMEKVFKQLSDVREGEKLLKASQCYLSTTAGPIAGLLFISTDKIAFCSEKPIKFSCPSGEFSRIHYKVLIPLRKIKTVNQSENVKKPSQKYIDIVTVDNFEFWFMGFIDYQRAFKYLQQAITQ